A part of Osmerus mordax isolate fOsmMor3 chromosome 10, fOsmMor3.pri, whole genome shotgun sequence genomic DNA contains:
- the ghrhr2 gene encoding growth hormone releasing hormone receptor 2 — protein MEVKFVAAVFVLVFTAKVVQTTHADCSIVIHLLEKEEECKLKKKTTNAVLSTTAHNKTAGCAVEWDAVSCWPAAMIGESVSVACPLPLLKPDSPSVLITRNCTLRGWSQPSLPYFTACYLEDGNEDEHTGDEQNYFATVKLIYTIGYGVSLASLFMAILVFCIFRKLLCTRTYIHLNLFSTFILRGLAVFVKDAVLFADESMNHCTVSTVKCKSAVTFFQYCVLANFFWLLVEGLYLQTLLIFTFAQKKKLFWVYTVIGWGTPSITIIIWALLKSQLDDQGCWDDLDSALWWIIKTPILLSVLVNFVVFINISRIIIQKTKATKSNGTEKPPYKRLARSTLLLIPLFGVHYVVFALFPEHVGVGPRLYLELVLGSFQGFIVALLYCFLNAEVRYEVRKEIRKVMKGCWSQEENNAFNLATQDYVF, from the exons ATGGAAGTCAAGTTTGTTGCAGCTGTTTTTGTCTTAGTTTTTACAGCCAAGGTG GTGCAGACCACACACGCTGACTGTTCTATCGTCATTCATTTgctggagaaagaggaagaatgCAAACTGAAAAAGAAAACCACCAATGCTGTGTTATCAACAACAGCCCACAATAAGACTGCAG GCTGTGCGGTGGAGTGGGATGCAGTGAGCTGTTGGCCTGCAGCTATGATAGGGGAGAGTGTCTCTGTCGCATGCCCTCTCCCACTGTTAAAACCTGATTCTCCATCAG TTCTCATCACACGGAACTGCACTCTCCGAGGGTGGAGCCAGCCGAGCCTGCCGTACTTCACAGCCTGTTACCTTGAGGATGGTAATGAGGATGAACACACAGGGGATGAG caaaatTACTTTGCCACTGTAAAGCTGATCTATACCATTGGATATGGggtctctctggcctctctcttcaTGGCCATTCTGGTCTTCTGCATCTTCAG GAAGTTACTGTGCACGAGGACATATATCCATCTCAACCTCTTCTCCACCTTCATCCTGCGAGGCCTTGCCGTGTTTGTCAAAGACGCTGTCCTGTTTGCAGATGAGAGCATGAACCACTGCACTGTCTCAACG GTGAAGTGTAAATCGGCAGTAACGTTCTTCCAGTACTGCGTCTTGGCCAATTTTTTCTGGTTGCTTGTGGAGGGCTTGTACCTCCAGACTCTGCTTATTTTCACATTTGCTCAGAAGAAGAAGCTCTTCTGGGTCTACACCGTCATAGGCTGGG GTACACCGTCCATAACTATTATAATTTGGGCCCTGCTGAAGAGTCAATTGGATGACCAGGG GTGCTGGGATGACTTGGATAGCGCCCTCTGGTGGATCATTAAAACACCCATCCTTCTATCTGTCTTA GTGAACTTTGTGGTGTTCATAAATATCAGTAGAATCATTATTCAGAAGACAAAGGCTACTAAGTCCAATGGAACTGAGAAGCCACCGTATAA GAGGTTGGCACGATCTACCCTGCTGCTCATCCCTCTGTTCGGGGTGCACTACGTTGTCTTTGCCCTCTTCCCTGAGCACGTTGGCGTTGGTCCTCGACTCTACTTGGAACTTGTCTTGGGCTCTTTCCAG GGATTTATAGTTGCATTGTTGTACTGCTTCCTAAACGCAGAAGTAAGATACGAGGTACGAAAAGAAATTCGAAAAGTAATGAAAGGATGTTGGTCTCAGGAAGAAAACAATGCCTTTAATCTGGCAACTCAGGACTATGTATTTTAG